The sequence below is a genomic window from Oscillospiraceae bacterium.
AACTGGGGCGGCAGGGGGAGCTGGACCAGGATGCCGTCGATGTCCGCCCTGCCGTTGAGCACCTCGATAAGCGCGAAGAGGTCCCGGGGATCGGCGTCCTCCAGCAGGGCGTATTCCTCGCTGTAGATGCCGCACTCGGCGCAGTCTTTCTCCTTGTGGTTGACATAAGTTCTGGACGCCTGGTTGTTCCCCACGATGATTACCGCCAGGCCCGGCCGCCTGGCCAGCTCCTCCGCCTGGAGCTTGATGCGCGCCTTGCACTTCGCCGCCAGGGCCTTGCCGTCAATTACTGTCGCCGTCATGCGCTTGCTCCTCCTTCTTCCCGTTCTCAGCGGCCTGCTGGGCCGCGATCTGATTGACCCAGAGCTCCTCCGGCTTATGCCTGCGCACGAAAAGGTGGTACGCCAGCAGCGCCACCGCCACGAGGCAGGAGGCGAAGCCCAGCACCTGGGAGACCCGCAGGCCGGTGGAGAAGAAGTACAGGCTGTCGGTGCGCAGCCCCTCGATGAGGCCCCGGCCGAAGCCGTACCACGCCAGATAGCATAAAAAGATCTGCCCGTCGAACCTGCGCCACTTTTTGGCGATGACAATGAGCAGGACGAGGCCCACCAGGTTCCAAAGGGACTCGTAGAGGAAGGTGGGGTGCACCTCGGCGTACTGCCACGCGCCGTTTACAAACTCGTACACCCCCATGCGCCAGGGCAGGGTGGTGGGGCCGCCGTAGGCCTCGATATTGACGAAGTTGCCCCACCGGCCGATGAGCTGGCCGATGAGCAGCCCGTAGACGCACACGTCGGCAAAGGCTGTAAAGCGGAGCTTCTTTACCTTGCAGAACACCAGCAGGGTGAGCACGCCCGCGATGACGCCGCCGTAGATGGCCAGCCCGCCGTCCCAGACGCGTACCATCTGCATCAGGTCCAGGGAGCCGTCCGCCTTCACGTAAAGCTCCGGGTAGAACACGATGTAGTACAGCCGCGCCCCTACGATGGCCAGGGGCACGGCGAAGAAGAGCATGTCAATGAGATCGTCGGACTTGATCCCAAACTTCTTGGACTGGTAGCTGCAGAACAGCACCGCCAGCAGGAAGCCGCAGGCGATGATGATGCCGTACCAGTAGATGGGCCAGGACCCGATGTGGAAGGCCACCCGATCCATGGAGATGTCCAGCCCCAGGCCGGGGAAGGTGACGGCGCGCATCATCCCTCCCCTCCCGGCCTGACCACGGCCAGGGCCGCACGCTCCGGGTTCGCCCAGGCGCGGATGCAGTCCTCCACATCGGACCTTTTAATAGCGTCGTAGATCTCCGGGAAGCGGAAGAGCTCCGCCCCGGCGAAGTGGGCCTGGGCCGTGCCCACGCAGATGTGCTCAAAGGAGTTCAGCGCCCGCACGCGGCTGCCGTAGGAGGCCTTCTTGAGGCGCTGGAAGAGGCCGTCGTCCACCCCTTCCCCGCCGATGCGCGCCGCCTCGGCGAGCACCGCGTCCCGCACCGCCTCCGGGTCCCGGCTCTCGCCCCCGGCGCAGAGGAAGGCGCAGCCGGGGTAGTCCTCGTACCCGTAGCCGAAGCCCTTGTTGATAAGCCCCTGGTCGTACAGGCGGGCGTACAGCGGGCTGGAGGAGCCCAAGAGCGCCTCGCAGGCCAGCTCCCCCACCAGCTCCTGGCGCAGCCGCGCCTCCCCCGCCGGGGCGGGGTCGGCCTTGAAGCCCAGCTGGAAGATGGGGGTGGACACCGCCATGTCCAGGGTGCGCAGGTGCTCGTGGGCCCCGGCGGGCTCCTGGGGGCCGTAGTCCCGCTCAATCTCGCCGTTGCCCTCCCCGGGCAGGATCTCCCGGGCCAGGGCGCACACCCGCTCCGGGTCCACGTCCCCCGCCACGCACAAAACCATGTTGGCCGGGTTGTAAAACGCCTTGTGGCAGGCGTAGAGGGTGTCCGCCGTGATATGGGAGATGGACTCCTGGGTGCCCGCCACCGAGACGCGGATGGGGTGGTGCTCGTAGAGGGCGTAGAGCAGGTTCATAAAGACCTGCCACTCCGGGTCGTCCTCAATCATGCGGATCTCCTGGCCGATGATGCCCTGCTCCTTGTCCACGCTCTCGGGCGTAAACCAGGGGATGGAGACGAAGGAGAGCAGGATTTTCAGGTTGTCGTAGAACTTCTCGGTGCTCTCAAAATAGTAGCCCGTGATGGCGGAGCTGGTGAAGGCGTTGGGGCTGGCCCCGTTCTGGGCCAGATCCTGAAGGGCGTTGCCGTCCTGGGTGTCGAACATCTTGTGCTCCAGGAAATGGGCCACCCCGGCGGGGGTGTCCTGCCAGTCCCCGGCCAGCTTGAAGCGCATGTCCATGCCGCCGTAGTTGGTGGCGAAGAAGGCGTAGCTCTTCTGAAATTCCGGCTTGGGGTCCACGTAGATGTGCAGGCCGTTCTCCAGCTCGGCGTGATAGAGTTCCTCCCCGATGCGGGGGTACTGTTTGCTAACCATAGGCCGCGTTAAGCCTCCTTGCCTTTTAAGAAATAGATGGTGTCCGGGGTGAGGCGGGCCGCGGCCTCCACGACCTGCTGCCGCGTCACCCGCTCCACCCGCGCCCCCAGGGCCTCGGGGCCCTCGTCCAGGCCGGCGGCGGCCTGGCCCAGCCAGTAGTCCTCCAGCCGGCCCTGGGCGTCCAGGGTGGTGTTCAGGGCGCTGACCACCGAGCGGCGGGCGCCCTCCAGCTCCCAGTCCTCAAATTCGCCCGCCTGGACGGCCCTGAGCTGGGCGAAAATCTCGTCCTTCGCCTGCTCCACCTTGTCGAACTCCACGCCGGAGGAGATCAGCATGACCCCCTTGAGCTTCTCCAGCTGGGAGCTGGCGTAGTAGCACAGGGAGCGCTTCTCCCGCACATTCAAAAAGAGCTTGGAGGTGGTGGTGCCGCCGTAGAGCGCGTTGCAGAGCATCAGGGCGGGGAAGGCGGGGCTGTGCACGTCGATGTCCCCCGTGCGAAAGCCCATGGTCAGCTTGCCCTGGGTCACGTCCAGCGCCTCCTCCACCAGCCTGGGCCGGGCGGGGGCGGGCCGCTTTTCAGGGGCGGCGGGGCGGATGCGCGTTCCGCCCGCGGGCAGGCCGTCCAGGGCGCTCAGCAGCGCCCCCTTCACCCGCTCCAGGTCGGCGGAGCCGCAGTAGTAGAGCTCGATCCAGGCGTGCTCCAGCAGGTCCCGGTAGCGCGCCCACAGGCCCTCCCCCGTGATGGCGGCGGCGTGGGCCTCGTCCCCCAGCTTATCCACGCCGAAGGGCTCCCCGGCGCACATCTCGGCCACCACGCGGTTCAGGGCGTACTGCCGCTTGTCGTTGATCTGGGCGCGGATGCGGTCGATGAGGTTGGAGCGCTCCCCCTCCACGTAGGCGGGGCGGAAGCCCCCCTGCTCCAGCGCGGGACGCAGGAGCAGATCGCCCAGCAGGGCGGCGGCGGGCTCAAGGATGGCCTCCCCGCCGGGGGTATAAGCGTCGTCCAGGAAGCTGGCCACAAAGCCCACGCACTGAGTCTCCCCCTTGCGGCGCACCGAGGGCTCCACCGAGCCGCCGTAGAGCTCGTCCAGGGCGGCGGAGAGGGCCTCCATGTCGGGGCGCTCCGCCGTGCCCCGGCGCAGGACGGAGGGCACCAGCGCGTTGGCCGCGGCCTCCTCCCGGCTCAGGGGCACCAAAAACTCCGCGCCGAGGGCGCAGGATTTGAATTTCTTTGTGCGCACCGCCGTCAGATGGACGCCGGGCAGCAGCATGGTCTGGGTGACTTCGGTCATCGGCCACCATTCCTTTCCTTGGTAATGCATTTGCTATGCAATCTGTATTATACAACATCTTGCATGGTTTGACACCTTAAAATTCGATGAATATTGGGGACTGCTCCCGTTGCGGGCAAAGTGGAATTCCGATACAATAATAATAATTTGAAGTTTAGGAGGGCTCCCATGACCCGAGACACTGTGGAATCCATCGCCCGCGCCGGGGCGGACAAGCTCCGCTTCTCCCGGTCGGCCACCCTTCGCTACCTGACCCGCGCGGCCATCGCGGGCGCCTACATCTTTGTGGGCGCGCTGGTCTCCAGCCTGGCCGCCGCCTGGTTCTACGACGGCAGCCTGCCCGTCGCCAAGCTGCTGGGGGCAATTACCTTCTCCGCCGCCCTCATCCTAATCGTGCTGCTGGGGGGCGAGCTCTTCACCGGCACCAATCTGGTCATGGGAATTTCCCTCTACGACGGCGCGGTCAGCCCCGGCGGCGCCCTGCGGGTCTGGGCCCTGGCCTGGGTGGGCAATTTCGCGGGCATCCTGGTGCTCAGCCTGCTCTTCGCGGGCTCCGGGGCCTCCCGGGATCTGCTGGGGGCCTATCTGGCCATCTGCGTGCCCGGCAAGCTCTCCGCCCCCTGGTATGCGCTGCTGCTCAAGGGCGTGCTGTGCAATTTTCTTGTGTGCGTGGGGGTTTTCTCCGGCTTCCGCCTCAAGAGCGAGGGGGGCAAGGCCCTGGTCATCACTCTGGTCATCACCACCTTTGTCCTGGCCGGGCTGGAGCACTCCGTGGCCAACATGGCCTATTTCTCCCTCTACGCCCTGCTGGTGCCCGGCGCGGATTTCGCCGCCATGGCCCTGAACCTGCTATGGGTCACCCTGGGCAACCTGCTGGGCGGCGCGGTGGTGCTGGGCCTGCCCCTGTGGTACGCCGCCGAGGCCAAGTCTTAGGCTCCCCTACGACCTCTCGGTCCGCACAGCGGACCGAGAGGTCATACCACGGTTATCTCCAGCGTACAGTCCCCCTCCAGCGCCTCCAGCTCCACGCCCTCCCGGACGGGTTTTCCGTCCAGGAGGGTTTTTTGTTCCGCCCCCCGGGCGACCTGGATGTGAAGATTGCACCGGGGGGTGCGCCACAGCGCGGTATAGCCCGGCCAGTCCGGCGGGAGGGCCGGCTCCACAAAGAGCCTGCCGCCCCGCAGCTTCAGCCCCAGCAGCTCCTCCACGGCGGTGCGGTAGTACCACCCCGCCGCCCCGGTGTACCAGCTCCAGCCGCCCCGGCCCAGATGGGCGGGGTTGGAGTAAACGTCGGCGGCGAGCACGTAGGGCTCGGCGCGGTAGACCGCCGGGTCGTGGTTGGCGGGCAGGAGGGTGCGCAGAATCTCCCAACCCTCCCCCGCCATGCCCAGGCGCAGGCAGCCCAGGGCCAGCCAAACCGCGGCGTGGGTGTACTGCCCGCCGTTTTCCCGTACGCCGGGCACGTAGCCCCGGATATAGCCGGGGTCGTGCGCCCCACCGTCGAAGGCGGGGGTGAAGAGCTTCACCACCCCCGCGCCCCGGTCAAAAAGCTGCTCCAGGGCGCTGCGAACGGCCCGCCGCGCCAGATCCCGGTCCGCGTGGGGGACCAGCGCCGCCCAGCTCTGGGCGATGGAGTCGATGCGGCAGCGCTCGTCCCGGGCGCTGCCCAGGGTTGCGCCGTCGTCGTAGTAGCCCCGCAGGAACCATTCCCCGTCCCAGGCGGCGTTGGCGGCGGAGGCGTACCGCTCCGCCAACCCGCGCAGTTCTTCGGCCCGGTCCCCCTCCCCCATCCGCTCACAGACAGGGGCAAAGCGCTCCAGCACAAAGGCTGTAAACCAAGTGAGCCATACAGATTCCCCCCGGCCCCCGGCCCCCACCCGGTTCATGCCGTCGTTCCAGTCCCCCGCGCCCATCAGGGCCAGGCCGTGTTCCCCGGTCCCGCGGTCCAGGCTGCACAAAATTGCGCGGAGGGCGTGGTCAAACACGGTACCCATTTCCTGGGAAACAGCAGGCTGCTCGTACCGCTCCTGCTCCCCTGCCCCCAAGGGCGGCGAGGACAGGAAGGGCGCCTCTTCGGTCAAGATCCCCCAGTCCCCCCGCGCCTCCAGGTACTCGCAGAGCACATAGGGCAGCCAGAGCAGATCGTCGCTGATTCTTGTCCGGACCCCTTTACCCTCCGGCTCGTGCCACCAGTGCTGGACATCCCCTTCGAGGAATTGGTGGGCGCAGGCCCGCAGGATTTGGCCCCGCGCGGTCTCTCCCTCCGTCAGCAGGGTGGCGCACACGTCCTGGAGCTGATCCCGGAAGCCGTAGGCCCCGCCGTTTTGGTACCGCGAGGTGCGGCCCAGCAGGCGGCAGGCGATCACCTGGTAGAGGGCCCAGCCGTTGAGGTAGCCGTCCAGCGCCCGGTCCGGGGTGCGCACCTTGAGGGCGGACACCTGCCGGTTCCAGTCCATCACCGTGCGGTTCAACAGGCGGCGGGCCTCCTCCGGGGGCATCTCCCGCGTCCCATCCACGCCGGTGGCCAGGGCCAAACAGCCCTCAATTCTGTAAAGTATTTCTCCTTTCTCTCCGTTCTGATAGAGCAGCTCACCCGGATCCCCCTCCAGCTCCAGCAGCAGGACGCGGGCGTCGGGCTCCCGGGGCACAAAGGCGGTGGTGCGCAGCCCCTCCTTTTCCCAGCGGGCGTAGCCGGGGCCGTAGGTCACGGCGCAGTCCAGCGCGTCCGCGTCGGCGAAGATGGAGCGCCAGCCCGCACCGGTGCGCAGGTAAAAGCGCTCAGGCCCGCCGATGGCCAGCGGGTCGTTTTCCCAGGGGGTGAGCTGGTGCTCCCGGGCGTTGCCCTGCCAGAGGTGCCCGCAGCCGGTCTCGTCGGGCATCCAGCCCATGCTGCCGTTAGTGAGCATCTGGCTCCACCCCACCGGGGGCAGACGCCGCCCGGCGGCGAAGGTAATCCCCCCGTCCGCCGTGGCCTCCCAGCGCGGAATCCCCGGTTTTAGTGTAAAGCCGATCTCCTTTTCATAATCTGTGGGCCTGACGTAGGGCGCCTCCTCACGGCCAAGGAGCACCGTTGCGGCGGCGCGCACCGCCGGGTTGTCCTCCACCAGGTGGATTCCCCCCTTGGCCCCCAGCTTGTGGCCCCAGTCCAGCTGGCCGGCCCCCTCCAGCAGCGCGGAGCGGGCCGGGCGGCGGTAGTCCCCGCCCTCGCTCAGCAGGAACACCAGGTCGAAGGTATACCCCGACAGGGTGAGCAGCTTATGGGCCCCCAGCCGGTGGAGCTGCTGCTCCGCCTCCTCTCGGCTCCCCACCGCCAGGGCCGCGATGGGCACGTCCCCCGAGATGCCGTAGGCCCACAGCTCCCGCTGGTCGAACTCCGGCGGCTCGCCGGGCAGGGCAAGCCTGCCCAACAGGTCGTACGCCTGTAAGGCCTGATTCCTTGTCAGCTTGCACAGGGCGGCCAACCGGGCCAGCCGCCCGTTTTCACGGCCGCCCGCGCCCCGGAGCAGCCGCGCCGCACCCGCCAGGGCCTCCTCCCCGCTGTCCGAGGCGCTCAGCGCCAGCCGCAGGCGGAAGCTCTCCCCCGGCGCCAGGGTGACGGGCACGCGCAGCAGCAGGCAGGGGTCCAGCACCGCCCCGGCGGAGCTGTGGGCGGAGCCGGCCAGCGCCTGGCGCATGGCCCGCAGGCCGCCCCGTCCCAGGGCAATTTCCCGGCTGGTGTCGAAAAAGGCCCCCGCGCCGTCCCAGCACACCGCCAGGGCGGGGGTGCCGTCCGCGCTGCTGCGGGGGCGGCGGGTAAAGACCACCCCATCCCCGGTGTACGCGCTCTCCAGGAAGAGCTTGGAGAAGGCGGGGTGGGCCCGGTAGTCCTCCCACCGGGCCAGCACCGGCTCCAGATAACAGGCCAGCTCCCCCCGCAGCTCCCCTTCTCCCTCCCAGCGCAGGGTGATCTCCCGGACCTCCCCGTTCTCCCGGTCGGGCACCCGCAGGGTGTGCAGGGCCGTCAGCGCTCCGCCGTGGGCGCTCCAGGCCGCCTCCTGGCCGAAGCGCCAGGCGTCCGGCTCCAGGTGCAGAAAAAGCTCCGGGGCGCTCAGGCAGCACTGTACGCCCAGATCCGTGGTCAGGGTACTGCCCCCCATGCGGGAGCAGCTGCGCCCGTCGGCGGTGCAGAACACGGTGTAGGAGCCGTTGGAAACCAGGGCGCAGGCCGGGCGGCCCGAGCCGTCCCAATTCCCCTCCCGCACGGGCTCGGAGCCTGTCAGGCGTTTTGGCTTGTCAGGTGCCTGGCCCGCCGGGGACTTCATCACGGCGGCGCCCACGGGCACCTTCTCCTGCAGGAGCTCCCGGTAGGCCCCCATGGCGGAGTCCCGCATAAAGCGCTCCTGCATGAGATTGCCGTTGAGGGCGTTGTCCACGGCCACCAGGCTCATGCCCAGGTGGTGGGCCATATAGGACTTCACCGTCTCGAAGCTCCGCTCCCCGGTGAGGCGGCCGGGGGTGTAGTCCAGCGCCTCGTAGAGGCCGTACTTCCCCTCCACCCCCAGCGCCCGCAGGCGGCGCAGGTTTTGGGCGGCGCCGCCGGGCGAGAGCAGCAGGGCCAGAAAGGTTGCGTAGGGCGCGATCACCAGGTCGTCGTCCAGCCCCCGCTTCAGACCCAGCCGCTGCACCCCGTGGGCCTTGTACTGGTAGTTGAAGGCCCCGTCGAAGGCGTAAAAGCCGGACTCCGAGATCCCCCAGGGTACATTTTTCCGGCGGGCCCGGCGCCGCTGGGCGTAGATGCAGAAGGCCAGGGACTCGTACATGGCGCTGTTGGGCTCGGCGGGCAGGAGGAGGTTGGGCATGAAGTACTCGAACATGGTGCCCGTCCAGGAGGCCATGCCGCTGTAGTCGTTCTCCCCCACCAGCATCCTGCCCAGCCGCCGCCAGTGCCGGGGGGAGACCTCCCCCCGGGCCACCGCCAGGTAGCTGGTCTGCCGGGCCTCGCTGGCCATCAGGTCGTACCAGCCCTGGGTGTACTCCCCCTTGGCGTCGTCGTAGCCGATGAAAAAGAGCCTGCGCTCCCTGTCGTAGAGCAGGGAGAAGTCCATGGCGCCGGCCAGGGCCCCGGCCCGCGCGGCCAGGGCCTCCTCCCCCCACTCCGCCAGTCCCTCCCGCAGGGCGATGAGGCAGCCGCACAGGTTGCCCCCGTCCACGGTGGAGACGTAGCGGGGGGACATGGCCTGGGCCGTGGCGGTGTCGTACCAGTTGAAGAGGTGGCCCCGCCACTTGGGCAGCCCCTCCAGGGTGTCCAGCATGTGGCCCAGCAGCTCCGCCGCCTTTTCCCTGGAAATAAAGTCCAGATCCGCCGCCGCCAGGCAGCACAACAGCGCCATGCCGATATTGGTGGGAGAGGTCCGCCGGGCCAGGCCCACGGCGGGCTGCTCCTGCCAGTTGTCCGGGGGCAGCCAGTGGTCCTCGGGGCGGAGGAAGTCGGCAAAATAGCCCCAGATGGCCGCCCCCTGGTGGAGCAGGAAGGCCCTGTCCGCGGCGGAGACGGACTTTTTGTCCGGAATGGGGCGGCTCATGGCCCAGGCGAATATGGGCGACAGCGCCCACACCAGTCCCGCCGCCGCCCCCGCCGGGAAGCGGGCAAAGAGCATGGCGGCAAGGCCCGCCGCCACGGCGGGCCACTGCTTTTTATAGTTGGCCCACACGCCGTCCCCCTGGCGGCGCTCCGCGTCGGCGGCGGTGACCCAGGCCAGCAGGCCCCGGCGGGTCACCAGCTGCCGCCAAAGGGCGGTCACGGCGCCGGAGGCGCAGGTCCAGGCGTGCACGGGCAGGAAGAGCAGCTGCACCAGGGTCTGGAGCACCACGCCCCCCAGCCCGGCGATGATGGTGGAGTGGTACCGGGCGTGGGCCCCCGCGCCGCCCCGGAAGGCCAGCTCGGCCCCGGAGAGCAGCAGGTTGGAGGCGGCGCAGAGCACCGCCACCCCCGCCGCCGCGCCGAAGTCGGCCCCGGTCAGGCACATG
It includes:
- the lgt_1 gene encoding prolipoprotein diacylglyceryl transferase, with product MRAVTFPGLGLDISMDRVAFHIGSWPIYWYGIIIACGFLLAVLFCSYQSKKFGIKSDDLIDMLFFAVPLAIVGARLYYIVFYPELYVKADGSLDLMQMVRVWDGGLAIYGGVIAGVLTLLVFCKVKKLRFTAFADVCVYGLLIGQLIGRWGNFVNIEAYGGPTTLPWRMGVYEFVNGAWQYAEVHPTFLYESLWNLVGLVLLIVIAKKWRRFDGQIFLCYLAWYGFGRGLIEGLRTDSLYFFSTGLRVSQVLGFASCLVAVALLAYHLFVRRHKPEELWVNQIAAQQAAENGKKEEQAHDGDSN
- the ymfH gene encoding putative zinc protease YmfH gives rise to the protein MVSKQYPRIGEELYHAELENGLHIYVDPKPEFQKSYAFFATNYGGMDMRFKLAGDWQDTPAGVAHFLEHKMFDTQDGNALQDLAQNGASPNAFTSSAITGYYFESTEKFYDNLKILLSFVSIPWFTPESVDKEQGIIGQEIRMIEDDPEWQVFMNLLYALYEHHPIRVSVAGTQESISHITADTLYACHKAFYNPANMVLCVAGDVDPERVCALAREILPGEGNGEIERDYGPQEPAGAHEHLRTLDMAVSTPIFQLGFKADPAPAGEARLRQELVGELACEALLGSSSPLYARLYDQGLINKGFGYGYEDYPGCAFLCAGGESRDPEAVRDAVLAEAARIGGEGVDDGLFQRLKKASYGSRVRALNSFEHICVGTAQAHFAGAELFRFPEIYDAIKRSDVEDCIRAWANPERAALAVVRPGGEG
- the ymfF gene encoding putative inactive metalloprotease YmfF — encoded protein: MTEVTQTMLLPGVHLTAVRTKKFKSCALGAEFLVPLSREEAAANALVPSVLRRGTAERPDMEALSAALDELYGGSVEPSVRRKGETQCVGFVASFLDDAYTPGGEAILEPAAALLGDLLLRPALEQGGFRPAYVEGERSNLIDRIRAQINDKRQYALNRVVAEMCAGEPFGVDKLGDEAHAAAITGEGLWARYRDLLEHAWIELYYCGSADLERVKGALLSALDGLPAGGTRIRPAAPEKRPAPARPRLVEEALDVTQGKLTMGFRTGDIDVHSPAFPALMLCNALYGGTTTSKLFLNVREKRSLCYYASSQLEKLKGVMLISSGVEFDKVEQAKDEIFAQLRAVQAGEFEDWELEGARRSVVSALNTTLDAQGRLEDYWLGQAAAGLDEGPEALGARVERVTRQQVVEAAARLTPDTIYFLKGKEA
- a CDS encoding transporter, whose translation is MTRDTVESIARAGADKLRFSRSATLRYLTRAAIAGAYIFVGALVSSLAAAWFYDGSLPVAKLLGAITFSAALILIVLLGGELFTGTNLVMGISLYDGAVSPGGALRVWALAWVGNFAGILVLSLLFAGSGASRDLLGAYLAICVPGKLSAPWYALLLKGVLCNFLVCVGVFSGFRLKSEGGKALVITLVITTFVLAGLEHSVANMAYFSLYALLVPGADFAAMALNLLWVTLGNLLGGAVVLGLPLWYAAEAKS